Below is a window of Pseudodesulfovibrio sp. 5S69 DNA.
GCGAGCCGCCGGATTCCTTCCAGGTCCACGCCGGTCAGGAACTCATCGGCACCTGGGTCAAGGCCGACCGCATGGAAGACCTGACTCCGCTGTTCAAGGAGCAGGGCTGGATGGACGTCTTCCCCGAGGGGCTGATCAAGCTGATCGGCACCGACAAGGGCATCTGGTCCGTGCCGGTCAACATCCACCGCTCCAACGTCATGTGGTACATCCCGGCCAACCTGAAGAAGTGGGGCGTCGAGCCGCCCAAGACCTGGGCCGACTTCCTGGCCATCGCGCCGAAGCTGAAGGCGCAGGGCGTGGTGCCCCTGGCCCTGGCCCAGAACTGGACCGCCAACCATTTGTGGGAATCCGTGGCCCTGGCCTCCATGGGCGCGGACAACTGGGATGCCCTGTGGTCCGGCAAGCTGTCCTTCGACTCCCCCGAAGTGGTCAAGGCCTGGGAGCTCTTCGGCAAGATCCTCCAGTACACCAACGACGACGCCTCCTCCCTGTCCTGGCAGCAGGCCACGGACATGGTCGTTGACGGCCGCGCCGCCTTCAACATCATGGGCGACTGGGCCGCAGGCTACATGTCCACCACCAAGAAGCTGGCGCCCGGCACCGGGTACGGCTGGATCGCCTCTCCCGGCACCACCGGCACCTTCATGTTCCTGGCCGACTCCTTCGGCCTGCCCAAGGGCGCGCCGCACCGCGCCAACGCCATTGCCTGGCTGAAGGTCCTGGGCTCCAAGCAGGGCTCCGACGCCTTCAACCCGCTCAAGGGCTCCATCTCGGCGCGCAAGGACTCCGACCTGTCCAAGTACAACGCGTACTCCCAGTCCGCGGCCAAGGACTGGAACAGCGACCGCGTGGTCGGTTCCCTGGCTCACGGCGTTGCCGCCAACGACACCTTCAAGAACGGTTTCGCCTCCATCATGGAGATGTTCCTGAAGACCAAGAACCCCCAGGCCGCTGCCAAGGCGTGCGCTCAGCTCGCCAAGAAGGCCGGCATCTAGTTTGAGAATATGAACCAGCCGCGCCGCGCCGGGAGCATACCCGGCGCGGCCCGGCCCGACCAACCGGACTTGCTTATGCGGGAAGCCTCGCTCGACAAATTGAAAGCGTTCCTGACGCTTCTGCCGTCCATGATCCTCATCGGCGTCTTCGTCTACGGGTTCATCGGCAACACCATCTGGACCTCCATGACCGACTGGGGCGGCTCGGGCGCGATGGCGCTCAACCCGCAGAAGCACTTTGTCGGCCTGGAGAACTATATCGACCTGTTCACCGGATTCCTGGGCGGCAATTTCCGCCAGGACCTGGTCAACGCGGTCTACTATTCGGTCATGCTCCTGGCCGGTGCCGTGGGCCTGGGCATGTTCATCGCCATCCTGCTCGACCAGAAGCCCAAGGGCGAGGATTTGTTGCGGACCATCTTCCTCTACCCCATGTCACTGTCCTTCATCGTCTCCGGGACCATCTGGCGCTGGCTGCTCGCCCCCCAGGGAGGGGTCAACGTCCTGCCCAAATATTTCGGTTTCAAGCCGCTGACCTTCAAGTGGCTGTCCAGCCAGGCGGCCATCCTGGTCTTCAACTGGCAGGACATCCTGCGCATCCTGGCCTACATCGCCGCCTTCATCCTGATCATGGTCGGCGTGTTCCTGCTCAGGAAGGATCAGGGCAAGGCCATCAAGCGCTGGCTCATTCCGGGCATCGTGCTCGGGGCTCTGGTCTGGATTTTCGGCGGCCTCATTCCGGACGCCCTGTTCATGGAGGAGGAGCACGGCTTCAACCTGGCCACGCTGGGCATCATCATCGCCACCATCTGGCAGTACTCGGGCTACACCATGGCCCTGTACCTGGCCGGGTTCAACGGCATCTCCCAGGACCTGCGCGACGCGGCCATGCTCGACGGCGCGTCCCAGGTCGGCTACTACCGCTACGTGGCCATCCCCATGCTCAAGCCCATCACCATCTCGGCGGTGATCATCCTGTCGCACATCTCGCTGAAGATGTTCGACCTGATCTTCGCCATGACCGGCCCGGACAACGCGGCCACCGGCCACCCGGCCCTGAACATGTACCTGACCACCTTCCGCGGCAACGAGTTCTCCCGGGGCGCGGCCATCGCCATCGTCCTGTTCCTCATCGCGGCCATGTTCATCGTGCCCTACCTCGTCGGCCAATACCGCCAGCAGGGGAGGCGCTAGATGACCGCCCGGAAATTCTCCCTCGGCACCGTGTTCCTGTACGGGACCCTGGTCCTGCTGGCCCTGTTCTTCCTCATGCCCGCCTACATGGCGGCCGTGACCGCCCTGAAGATGCCCGCCGACATCAGCCTGCCCACGGCCTGGGAATGGCCGTCCGTGGTCAACTGGTCCAGCTTCTCCGACGCCCTGGCCAAGCTCAGGCCGGACTTCATCAACTCGCTGATACTGACCATTTGCGGCACGGCCGGCTCCACGGTGCTCGGCTCGCTCAACGGGTATGTCTTCTCCAAGTGGAAGTTCAAGGGCTCGGACGTGATCTTCACCCTGTTCCTGTTCGGCATGTTCATCCCGTACCAGGTCATCCTGATCCCGTTGTTCCAGACCCTGCGCGCCATGAACCTGTACGGCGGCCTGCCCGGCCTGATCCTGGCGCACATCGTCTACGGGCTGCCGATCACCTCGCTCATCTTCCGCAACTTCTACGCCCAGATCCCCACGGCCCTGATCGAGTCGGCCAGGCTGGACGGCGCGGGCTTCTTCTCCATCTACCTGCGCATCGTCTTCCCCCTGTCCATCCCCGGGTTCGTGGTCACCTCCCTGTGGCAGTTCACCCAGATCTGGAACGAATTTTTGTGGGGCATCTGCCTGACCCGCCACACGGCCAACCCCATCACCGTGGGCCTGGCCAACCTGGCGGGCGGCCAGGCCGTCACCTGGAACCTGCCTATGGCCGGTTCCATATTGGCGGCGTTGCCGGTGCTGGCCATCTACATCTTCCTCGGAAGATACTTCATACGCGGCTTGTTAGCTGGTTCTGTGAAGGAGTAGAGCGGGGGGCGGCTTCCGATAGCGGGCCATCTGCACATTTTTCCTGGGGGGCTTTCATCCTCACGTAGACGGCTACGCTGCGGTGAAAGCCCCCCGGCTTTGTACCTGAGGCATAAGATCTTGTACGGCTCGAAGACTCGCCAACAATTCACTTAAAAATGCACAGCTGACCCACTCTCGAAAGCCTATCCCGAGGACGTAAGTACGACGGGGAAAAGAGAGAGCCGCTGTCGGGTGCTGCGCACCCGAATCGCTTTAAAAGAATGAAGGGCCTCCGACACATTCACGAGTCGGCGGCCCATATTTGTGTGGTCCGCCCCGCGAAGCGGCGCTAAAACGTTTCGGAAAGGATGGGGATGGGGGTCTGGAGGAAGGGGAAGGAAAAGCCCTTTTCAAAGGGTTTTCCTTCCCCTTCCCCCAGCCGCCGGAGGCGCGGTAAAAGAAAAGCCCCGGACGGGTGTCCGGGGCTTTTTTTGGTGTATCTGTTTGTTCAGGGGTCCTAGTTGCGATCGCGATCTTCCTCGTCGGAAGAACGTTCGTCCTTGCGCTCGGAGACGTTTTCGTCCCACAGCCCGCAACTGGTATCGATGCAGGAGAGGCACGGTCCGGGATAATCCATGTTGGGCATAGCTGCCTCCAGGGTAAGGGTCTGGATGCGCCCGGCATCAATGGCCGAGCTGATTACACATGAACATATGTTATAAATAAATACGAAACAGGGCTTGGCAAGGCCTGCCCTGAAAAAAAAGTGCGGATGCGGGGGACGGGGCTGCTAGGCGTGTTTTTGGCAGTATTTGAGGAACTTCTGCGCCTCGACAAAGGCGGGATTGATCTTCAGTGCCTGTTCGAGGTTGCTCACGCAGTGATCGTTGTGCCCCTTTTCGAAGTAGACGCGGGCCAGGTTGAAGTAGACGTTCTCGTCGGTATCCACGATCTCCAGCGACTTCTCGTAGTAGCGGATGGACTCGTCGTAGTGGCCGTTCTTGCGCAGGGAGATGCCGAAGGAGTTGAACTTCTGGCGGAACTCGAAGGAGAATGCCCCGTCCAGGCCGAGCAGGGTATCCAGCACTTTCCTGAGTTTGTCGAAGTCCTTTTTCTCGGAATAGACCTCGCCCAGGCCGTAGTTGGCCTCGATGTTCTTGTCGTCGATCATCAGGGCCTTGAGGAACTGGCGCTCGGCCTCGTCCAGGTCGCCCTTGACGAAGGCCTCCTGGCCCATTTCGATCTTGCGCTTCAGGGTTTCGAGTGCCGGGACCGTGTGGACCCGGTAGTAGGTCGGTTCTGGGGTGTACTGCCGGAGGAAGTCCAGTTCGCCGAGGACGCTGCGTACGCCGGAGGGCACGTGGTGCGCGTTGAGGGGTTGGATTTCGAACTGGTCGGGGGAGAGCTGACGGGCGTACCAGTAGGTGACGTTGTCGTGTCTGACGGCGGTGCCGCCGGTGCCCACATCGGCTTCGAGTGACAAGGAATATACACCGAGAATAGCCGGATAGTCGTCCACGGCTCAAGGCCCCCTTTTGATCTGTTCTCTTAACGTTACGCCAAGGCACAAATTAATGCAGGTCAAGGCATATATCAATACTTATTATTGACAGGGGCTGTGGCAGAGACCTGAAAAAGGCCCTCGAGAGGGCCTTTTGGGGGGGCATGGCGGATCCGGATCAGTCGCACGGCTTCCAGGGTTCGTTGACCTTGCGGTCGAACCCCCGCAGGGGGATGGTCTCGGGCAGCAGCGGGGCGACCAGCGGGGTGAACGGTTCATAATTGTAGACCACGGCCACCTCGGCCAGTTGGCAGGGCGCGCCGGGGTCGTTGTCGATGCCGTCGCCGGTGGCCTGGACGTCGGGCCAGGAACGGACCGAGATCTCGATGTTGGACTGTTTCAGGGTGGTCAGTCCGGCCTGGGTGGCCTGGATGATGTCGTTCAGCCGCGTGCCTTCGTCCGCGCCCCGGCCGGTGGCCGCGAAGCGCGCTCCGAGCTGGGCGGCCTTCTGCACGGTCACGTAGGCGTAGACGGCGTTGCCGCCTTCGATCACGGCCATGACGAGCATGAACATGATGGGCAGGATCAGCGCCGTTTCAACGGCGGCCAGCCCGGCGCGGCGGGTCTTGTTGCGGTTCTTGTGCATGGCTCAAACCTCCCTTAGAGCAGGCGCCAGCCGAGCTGCTTGCCGATCTGCTTGAAGATGTCGGGGATGTCGTACACGGACGGGGCGTCGAAATAGTGGTCGTCGGTCCCTTCCTTGCTTGAGGCGATCGCCTTCATCAGGTTGATGTCGGTGTTGTCCGAGGAGCCGAAGCGGATGGAGAATATCTCGATGCCCGCGTCCTTGGCCGCCTGGGCTTCGGCGAGCATGTCCGCGTTGAGCACGCCGCCGTCGTTGCAGTGGGCGGTGTCCACGCCCATGCCATAGTAGGCGTTGGTCCAGTAGTTGTTGGGCCGGTAGGAGGCGCGGTAGGTGCCGCCGCACTCGCCGTCCTCGGTGTCGCCGTCGGTGAGCACGATCATGATCTTGCGGAAGTCCTCCTTGTCGCCGGCCTGGGTGAAGGGCGGTGTCGGGGTGAGGATGTTCCGGCCCCACTTGATGCCCTCGGAGATGACCGTGCCCGAGGCGGCGCCCGTGGCGGTCTGGGAGTCGATGGCCGAGACGATCTTGTATTTGTCCTTGCTCAACGGCAGGACGGCCGGGATGCTGGAGCAGGTGTCCAGGGAAATGTAGTTTCGATAGTAATAGGGCAGGGCGTAGTACTCGTCCATGAACTCTTCGTTGATGCCGGTGTTCAGCGAGCCGTCCGCGTTGATGCAGCCCTTGGGATACCCGTCCACGGCCTCGCCGAGGCGGATCTTGCCGCGGAAGGGCACCAGACCGACCTTGGTGTCCGGGGTGGTCCCGTCCGGGATGAGCAGGTCGGTCAGCTCGGCCGAGGCCCGTTTGACCAGGTCGATGGGCGTGCCCTTCATGGAGCCGGAGTTGTCGATGACGAAGACCACCTCAAGCTTGTTGAAGCCCGCCATGGCGCTGGCCTCCACATACTTGTCGGTCATGCCCAGGACCTCCATGAGGAGCATCTTGACCTCGGCGCGGGCCGTGACCTTGACGCTGCGGATCTCGGTGCCCGCGGAGATGTTCGTGACCTCGGCCGCTTCCATGTTGTCCGCGACCATGTCCGTGACGGCCTTGTTGACCACGCCCTTGGACAGGTCCGGATCGTAGGGCAGCTCCAGGCTTCCGGCCAGGGCGCCCGCGTCCACGGCGGCCTGCAGTTTGGTGTGGGTCATGTACATGTTGCCCATGTCCACGGCGATGCCCGCCACCCCGAGCAGTATGGGGAGCAGCAGGGCCATGAAGGCGCTGGTCGAGCCCCGGCGGCGGTCCCTAGGGGAGCGGCATGGTTGTCTGCGCGACGAACGTGAGTGCTTCGTCGTTGCCGAACAGGCCTTCGCTGTCGCCTTCGCCGCTCTTTGATCCGAAAAGTTCGTAAACATAGGAAACCTCTACTGTGACGGTGTTGGCGTCGGGGTCGGTGGTCACGTTGGTGGACAGTTTGTCGGGATCGAGATCGGCGACCACGGCGGCCACCAGGGCCTCTACGTCGGCGGTCTCGCCTTCCATGAGCACGTGGCGGGCTCCTTCGCGGCTGGCTTCTACCAGGGAGGAGTAGGTGTGCATGGCGTTGCCGCCCTCCACCATCAGCAGGATCAGAAGCGCCATGACGGGGAGCAACAGGGCGAACTCAACTGCGGCCATCCCCTGGCGTCTTTCGTCTCTCTTTCTCATTCCCGTTCTCCTTGCAGTCCAAAAATGGTCCGGCGGAAGGCCGGATATACCGGTGAAAGCATTGTGCGTGCCAAGCCGGATAGAGAGGGCGGAAAAGCACATGCAACAGCTTGTCCGCATGGAATAATTTTTTTTGTGACCTATTGTACGAAAAGTGCGTAATGGACGCGCCCGAGCCTCTTTATCTATTTTTTGTGGATAAGCATCGCCGTTTCATGTAGGGTTGCCCTCACGCGGGAACAACACCATCAGGGAGCAGACCTGTGGCCGAGAAAATACTTGTGGTCGACGACGACCGCGCCTTCCAGGGCATGCTGGTCGAGGCGCTGGCCGACAAGGGCTATGTGGTGGAGACCGCGGCGAGTGCCGAAGACGGCATCAAGAAAGCCGGGGCCTCCGACTTCGATCTCATCCTGCACGACATCCAACTGCCCGGCATGTCCGGGCTTGAGGCCCTGAAGCACCTGGCGGACGTGGCCCCCGGCGTGGACGTCATCGTCATGACCGGCTTCGGCTCCAAGGAGACCGGGGTCACGGCCATGCAGCAGGGCGCCTACGATTATTTCGAGAAGCCGTTCTCGTTGCGCGAGATGGAGGTGGTGGTCCGGCGCGCCCTGGAAAAGCGCCGCCTCCAGGTGGAGCTGGCCGAGCTCAAGCGGCACGGCGGGTCCAGCCCGCTGCACAACATCATCGGGCACAGCGCGCCCATGATGGCGGTCAAAGAGCGCATCAGCCGGGTCGCCGAGCTCAACGCCGATGTGCTCATCATGGGCGAGACCGGTACCGGCAAGGAGCTGGTGGCCGACACCATCCACGCACTGTCCGCGCGGGCCAAGGCCCCGTTTGTCAAGATCAACTGCGCGGCCATCCCCGAGAACCTCATCGAATCCGAGCTGTTCGGCCACGAGAAGGGGGCCTTTACCGGGGCCACTTCCATGAAGCAGGGCAAGTTCGAGCTGGCCAAGGGCGGTTCGCTCATG
It encodes the following:
- a CDS encoding TadE family protein; translation: MRKRDERRQGMAAVEFALLLPVMALLILLMVEGGNAMHTYSSLVEASREGARHVLMEGETADVEALVAAVVADLDPDKLSTNVTTDPDANTVTVEVSYVYELFGSKSGEGDSEGLFGNDEALTFVAQTTMPLP
- a CDS encoding sigma-54-dependent transcriptional regulator encodes the protein MAEKILVVDDDRAFQGMLVEALADKGYVVETAASAEDGIKKAGASDFDLILHDIQLPGMSGLEALKHLADVAPGVDVIVMTGFGSKETGVTAMQQGAYDYFEKPFSLREMEVVVRRALEKRRLQVELAELKRHGGSSPLHNIIGHSAPMMAVKERISRVAELNADVLIMGETGTGKELVADTIHALSARAKAPFVKINCAAIPENLIESELFGHEKGAFTGATSMKQGKFELAKGGSLMLDEIGDMPLHLQPRLLRAVEQKQAERVGGAKPIQYDVRIIAATNQELEQRVRDGEFRSDLYYRLNVATLILPPLRERKSDLPQLAEFFLDRANRRLGTDITGVSSEAMEIFFNYDWPGNVRQFANAVERAAIFCTSTRITPAEVDQAFSNTRPAEDSGVYVPTGEGLPLKQALMEYEKTLIENALRACGGVQTEAATALGVSAKNLWNKLRKHGIDPVLFKK
- a CDS encoding TadE family protein codes for the protein MHKNRNKTRRAGLAAVETALILPIMFMLVMAVIEGGNAVYAYVTVQKAAQLGARFAATGRGADEGTRLNDIIQATQAGLTTLKQSNIEISVRSWPDVQATGDGIDNDPGAPCQLAEVAVVYNYEPFTPLVAPLLPETIPLRGFDRKVNEPWKPCD
- a CDS encoding ABC transporter substrate-binding protein, encoding MKKAFAKMLIVFAAALLIGAPQAAQASDLKGELEIFSWWAGDEGPALEALIDIYKKQNPGVKVINATVTGGSGVNAQAVLKTRMLGGEPPDSFQVHAGQELIGTWVKADRMEDLTPLFKEQGWMDVFPEGLIKLIGTDKGIWSVPVNIHRSNVMWYIPANLKKWGVEPPKTWADFLAIAPKLKAQGVVPLALAQNWTANHLWESVALASMGADNWDALWSGKLSFDSPEVVKAWELFGKILQYTNDDASSLSWQQATDMVVDGRAAFNIMGDWAAGYMSTTKKLAPGTGYGWIASPGTTGTFMFLADSFGLPKGAPHRANAIAWLKVLGSKQGSDAFNPLKGSISARKDSDLSKYNAYSQSAAKDWNSDRVVGSLAHGVAANDTFKNGFASIMEMFLKTKNPQAAAKACAQLAKKAGI
- a CDS encoding carbohydrate ABC transporter permease, translating into MNQPRRAGSIPGAARPDQPDLLMREASLDKLKAFLTLLPSMILIGVFVYGFIGNTIWTSMTDWGGSGAMALNPQKHFVGLENYIDLFTGFLGGNFRQDLVNAVYYSVMLLAGAVGLGMFIAILLDQKPKGEDLLRTIFLYPMSLSFIVSGTIWRWLLAPQGGVNVLPKYFGFKPLTFKWLSSQAAILVFNWQDILRILAYIAAFILIMVGVFLLRKDQGKAIKRWLIPGIVLGALVWIFGGLIPDALFMEEEHGFNLATLGIIIATIWQYSGYTMALYLAGFNGISQDLRDAAMLDGASQVGYYRYVAIPMLKPITISAVIILSHISLKMFDLIFAMTGPDNAATGHPALNMYLTTFRGNEFSRGAAIAIVLFLIAAMFIVPYLVGQYRQQGRR
- a CDS encoding tetratricopeptide repeat protein; protein product: MSLEADVGTGGTAVRHDNVTYWYARQLSPDQFEIQPLNAHHVPSGVRSVLGELDFLRQYTPEPTYYRVHTVPALETLKRKIEMGQEAFVKGDLDEAERQFLKALMIDDKNIEANYGLGEVYSEKKDFDKLRKVLDTLLGLDGAFSFEFRQKFNSFGISLRKNGHYDESIRYYEKSLEIVDTDENVYFNLARVYFEKGHNDHCVSNLEQALKINPAFVEAQKFLKYCQKHA
- a CDS encoding carbohydrate ABC transporter permease — translated: MTARKFSLGTVFLYGTLVLLALFFLMPAYMAAVTALKMPADISLPTAWEWPSVVNWSSFSDALAKLRPDFINSLILTICGTAGSTVLGSLNGYVFSKWKFKGSDVIFTLFLFGMFIPYQVILIPLFQTLRAMNLYGGLPGLILAHIVYGLPITSLIFRNFYAQIPTALIESARLDGAGFFSIYLRIVFPLSIPGFVVTSLWQFTQIWNEFLWGICLTRHTANPITVGLANLAGGQAVTWNLPMAGSILAALPVLAIYIFLGRYFIRGLLAGSVKE
- a CDS encoding vWA domain-containing protein; its protein translation is MALLLPILLGVAGIAVDMGNMYMTHTKLQAAVDAGALAGSLELPYDPDLSKGVVNKAVTDMVADNMEAAEVTNISAGTEIRSVKVTARAEVKMLLMEVLGMTDKYVEASAMAGFNKLEVVFVIDNSGSMKGTPIDLVKRASAELTDLLIPDGTTPDTKVGLVPFRGKIRLGEAVDGYPKGCINADGSLNTGINEEFMDEYYALPYYYRNYISLDTCSSIPAVLPLSKDKYKIVSAIDSQTATGAASGTVISEGIKWGRNILTPTPPFTQAGDKEDFRKIMIVLTDGDTEDGECGGTYRASYRPNNYWTNAYYGMGVDTAHCNDGGVLNADMLAEAQAAKDAGIEIFSIRFGSSDNTDINLMKAIASSKEGTDDHYFDAPSVYDIPDIFKQIGKQLGWRLL